The Lineus longissimus chromosome 2, tnLinLong1.2, whole genome shotgun sequence genome window below encodes:
- the LOC135482946 gene encoding nuclear apoptosis-inducing factor 1-like: MEKTNKKRKTIVPPPEEGKKTVVPPPEEGKRKRGVNFSPNEIIKLVDLVESKWSVISSKFSDVITLKRKSDTWKEITLKINSVASVRRTTEAVHHKWHDLKSKAKQKAAKINVLTKRTGNKPLGDDVSELTQLEQRIVGLIGVEMIQGIATGMDTEELDLPEDDMNQQYPFSPSVTEADDDEISYFDQHASLSLQKSKVGWSSAGAPVSCITFRPICLQIQKCHLRRLALDEIFHPYIAFNT; the protein is encoded by the coding sequence ATGGAGAAAACCAATAAGAAGAGGAAGACCATTGTCCCACCACCCGAGGAAGGAAAGAAGACCGTTGTCCCACCACCCGaggaaggaaagaggaaacgGGGTGTGAATTTTTCCccaaatgaaattataaagttAGTTGATCTCGTGGAATCGAAGTGGTCCGTGATCAGCAGCAAGTTTTCGGATGTCATTACGCTGAAGCGGAAGTCCGACACGTGGAAAGAAATAACCCTTAAGATCAACAGTGTGGCAAGCGTCCGGAGAACGACCGAAGCAGTTCACCATAAATGGCATGACCTGAAATCGAAGGCAAAACAGAAGGCTGCAAAAATCAATGTACTGACCAAGCGGACCGGGAACAAACCCCTTGGCGATGATGTGTCCGAGTTGACGCAACTCGAGCAAAGGATCGTAGGCCTAATCGGTGTCgaaatgatacaaggaatcgCTACTGGTATGGACACAGAAGAGCTGGACCTACCTGAAGATGACATGAACCAGCAATACCCGTTTTCCCCGTCTGTCACAGAAGCCGATGATGACGAAATTTCTTATTTCGATCAGCATGCGTCACTCTCACTTCAAAAATCGAAGGTAGGTTGGTCGTCTGCGGGCGCTCCAGTTTCCTGCATTACATTTCGCCCGATTTGTCTACAGATTCAAAAGTGCCATCTTAGGCGCTTGGCTCTTGACGAGATATTTCATCCTTACATAGCATTCAATACTTAA